In Gottschalkia purinilytica, a single window of DNA contains:
- a CDS encoding metal ABC transporter substrate-binding protein, which yields MKRKLLILFTIMLMAASGCSVQKSSKNVSENKNSKVKIYASIYPLSYLTKEIGKDKVDLHTIVPAGVEVHDYELSLRQTGKIGESDLFIFNGAGMESWGEKTANNVKDKGVKTINASEYVDLLDSKEEENHKHENDEKHNHKDGHSHDGVDPHIWLNPLNMNEIGKQIKEALISIDKKNKDFYEKNYKELSEKLKGLDEKYNNTLKDKKKDTILVSHSAFGYLVNRYNIKQISVTGITPYAEPSPKTLANLIDIAKKEDIEYIFLEVLANPKSVEMISKEANLKVLTLNPIEGLTKEQEKKGIDYIDIMEENLNNLKKVLVD from the coding sequence ATGAAAAGAAAACTACTCATATTATTCACTATAATGTTAATGGCAGCTAGTGGTTGTTCAGTTCAAAAATCTTCAAAGAATGTATCGGAAAATAAAAACTCAAAAGTGAAGATTTATGCAAGTATATATCCTTTAAGTTATCTTACAAAGGAAATAGGTAAAGATAAAGTTGATTTACATACTATTGTTCCAGCAGGTGTTGAGGTTCATGACTATGAGTTATCATTAAGACAAACAGGTAAAATAGGTGAGTCTGATTTATTTATTTTTAATGGAGCAGGAATGGAAAGTTGGGGAGAAAAAACTGCTAACAATGTTAAAGATAAAGGAGTAAAGACTATAAATGCAAGTGAGTATGTAGATTTATTAGACTCAAAAGAAGAGGAAAATCATAAACATGAGAATGACGAAAAACATAATCATAAAGATGGACATAGTCATGATGGGGTAGATCCACATATTTGGCTTAATCCATTAAATATGAACGAGATCGGTAAGCAAATAAAGGAAGCATTAATAAGTATAGATAAGAAAAATAAAGATTTTTATGAAAAAAATTATAAAGAGTTGTCTGAGAAACTGAAAGGGTTGGATGAAAAGTATAATAATACTTTAAAAGATAAGAAAAAAGATACTATACTAGTATCACATTCTGCTTTTGGATATCTAGTAAATAGATACAATATTAAACAGATTTCAGTTACAGGTATAACGCCTTATGCTGAACCTAGTCCAAAGACACTTGCTAATTTAATAGATATAGCTAAAAAAGAAGATATAGAATATATTTTTCTTGAGGTTCTTGCTAATCCTAAATCAGTTGAAATGATATCAAAGGAAGCTAATTTAAAAGTTCTTACACTAAATCCAATAGAAGGACTTACAAAAGAACAAGAAAAGAAAGGAATAGATTATATAGATATAATGGAG
- a CDS encoding TPM domain-containing protein, with amino-acid sequence MKFKKSKLLVFFLIVFTFIVNVTTAYGEKLRLPEPNESFYVYDEVGVIEEKTSNYIIDTNRSLYEQTGAQVVVAVVDSLQDSTIEEYANALFRKWEIGSKDKNNGVLLLVAPNDKKMRIEVGYGLEGAIPDGKAGAISDDYITPLFKENDYDQGIRNGFSAIIGVIAEEYDIQLDTDVPNNMSANDRDSSKLGMFGIIGLIVFLFIDFKFFGGIITISILRSIGRNGRGGGGGFGGGSSGGGGSSGGGGASRGW; translated from the coding sequence ATGAAATTTAAAAAATCAAAACTGTTAGTATTTTTTTTGATTGTATTTACTTTTATAGTTAATGTTACTACAGCTTATGGGGAAAAGCTAAGACTTCCAGAACCAAATGAAAGTTTTTATGTATATGATGAAGTTGGGGTAATAGAGGAGAAAACATCCAATTATATTATAGATACTAATAGATCACTATATGAACAAACTGGGGCACAAGTTGTAGTTGCTGTAGTAGATAGTTTACAAGATAGTACTATAGAAGAATATGCAAATGCTCTTTTTAGGAAATGGGAAATAGGAAGTAAAGATAAAAATAATGGTGTATTACTATTAGTAGCTCCAAATGATAAAAAAATGAGAATAGAAGTTGGATATGGATTAGAAGGAGCTATCCCAGATGGAAAAGCAGGAGCAATAAGTGATGATTATATCACTCCTTTATTTAAAGAGAATGATTATGATCAAGGAATTAGAAATGGATTTTCAGCTATTATTGGAGTAATAGCTGAAGAGTATGATATACAATTAGATACAGATGTACCTAATAATATGAGTGCTAATGATAGAGATTCAAGCAAATTAGGTATGTTTGGTATAATAGGGCTCATTGTATTTTTGTTTATAGACTTTAAATTTTTTGGTGGTATAATTACTATATCCATACTAAGATCGATAGGAAGAAATGGTCGTGGAGGCGGCGGTGGTTTTGGAGGAGGTTCCTCAGGAGGCGGTGGCTCATCTGGTGGTGGAGGAGCTAGTAGAGGATGGTAA
- a CDS encoding LemA family protein — MNKMKKGTLSLIIILGLIAVLGFTLVGSYNNLVKLDEETNAKWAQVENQLKRRADLIPNLVNTVKGFAKQEQDVLVGVTKARSGIVEAKNPQEYARANEQLNTALSKLNVVVEKYPELKSNENFIRLQDELAGTENRLAVSRMDYNESAKIFNGKVRRFPTNIFAGMFGFEKKQYFEINQEDKKLPEVKF; from the coding sequence ATGAATAAAATGAAAAAAGGTACTTTAAGTCTAATAATAATATTAGGGTTAATAGCCGTACTTGGCTTCACATTAGTAGGAAGTTATAATAACTTAGTTAAATTAGATGAAGAAACTAACGCTAAATGGGCTCAAGTTGAAAATCAACTAAAAAGAAGAGCTGATTTAATTCCTAATTTAGTTAATACAGTAAAAGGATTTGCAAAACAAGAACAAGATGTATTAGTTGGAGTTACTAAAGCAAGAAGTGGAATTGTAGAGGCTAAAAATCCACAAGAATATGCTAGGGCTAATGAACAACTAAATACGGCACTATCAAAATTAAATGTAGTAGTTGAGAAATATCCTGAGTTAAAATCAAATGAAAACTTTATAAGACTACAAGATGAATTGGCTGGCACAGAAAATAGACTTGCTGTTTCTAGAATGGATTATAATGAATCTGCGAAAATATTTAATGGTAAAGTAAGAAGATTCCCAACCAATATATTTGCAGGAATGTTTGGATTTGAGAAAAAACAATATTTTGAGATAAACCAAGAAGATAAAAAGCTTCCAGAAGTAAAATTCTAA